Proteins from a single region of Argiope bruennichi chromosome 6, qqArgBrue1.1, whole genome shotgun sequence:
- the LOC129972121 gene encoding uncharacterized protein LOC129972121, with amino-acid sequence MKLWKVCSAVFITAVLFSAVHSRPTVTRQSDGNGQYGYEYKVSHPAGSSRVHVNTGQSSNKRQYPHHLDTNYRNNHVGGYISHPQRFYGPPRKSYQPASFEKRPVNYERSPYDSEEIHDPQPFYPSPYDSDEKNTPIYNGEIGYSEPQISKIHHPSYNSPVGQEHIDLPISQEYVDSPISGDYVESPYPPKNNLPVTKQYPAVLQEQIETPIVQEYVNPPAIQEHINPKIGQEHIEPAIVQEPIKPLITQEIIDPIVVQEHVNPPITPELIKPPSTKTVVSAPIVHEHINPPAVKGYPPATKTVVSAPIVQEHINPPAVKGYPPPSTKTVVSAPIVQEYVNPPAVKGYPPSTKTAVTAPIAQEHINPPGVKGYPPSTKTVVSAPIVQEHINPPAVKGYPPSTKTIVSAPIVQEHINPPAVKGYPPSTKTVVGAPIAQEHINPPGVKGYPPSTKTVVSAPIFQEHIHPPAVKGYPPSTKTIVSAPVVQEHINPPAVKGYPPSTKTVVGAPIAQEHINPPAVKGYPPSTKTVVSAPIVQEHINPPAIKGYPPSTKTVVSAPIVQEHVNPPAVKGYPPSTKTVVSAPIVEKHINPPAVKGYPPSTKTVINTPIAQEHINPPLAKGYANGPISQEYNESPYSTQHSGPSSEVLSSHVSEPVFDASNSGSGPTGPKYVLIPNGPPHIVDTHSTEIIHPPLPNSQGSAVPHPSPLVSHGSGPNPHTSNPSPYPPISSDGPGPISPISHSTRLLIPEQGFPKYPETANSLSSPESNPHTSSGLPPPSHAIRLGVPPPGDHSAPLSHPEPLIGGPPPPPVSHAFRLNLPSPPAPVGTNNHLVDSGISSLPLEGLHGPRVSHAVRLNWPSASGEKELSIPKVDYFPSPGIQGSSDTDTPLLALESKSK; translated from the exons ATGAAGCTCTGGAAA GTTTGTTCGGCTGTGTTCATAACCGCCGTTTTATTCTCAGCTGTTCACAGCAGGCCAACTGTAACCAGACAAAGCGAC gGTAATGGACAGTATGGCTACGAATATAAAGTATCGCATCCTGCAGGAAGTTCTCGAGTCCATGTGAATACCGGCCAATCTTCCAATAAACGCCAGTATCCCCACCATTTGGACACAAACTATAGAAATAATCATGTAGGAGGATACATTTCTCATCCACAGCGTTTCTATGGACCCCCAAGGAAATCTTATCAACCTGCCAGTTTTGAGAAACGTCCAGTCAATTATGAAAGATCTCCTTATGATTCAGAAGAAATTCATGATCCTCAACCATTTTACCCTTCACCTTACGATTCAGACGAGAAAAATACCCCTATTTACAATGGTGAAATAGGTTACAGTGAACCACAAATATCGAAAATTCATCACCCATCTTATAATTCACCAGTTGGACAAGAGCACATCGATCTACCCATCAGTCAAGAATATGTTGATTCACCTATTTCTGGTGATTATGTGGAATCGCCGTATCCTCCAAAAAATAATCTACCAGTTACGAAACAATATCCAGCGGTACTCCAGGAACAAATTGAAACACCTATCGTTCAAGAATATGTTAATCCTCCTGCTATTCAAGAGCACATTAATCCAAAAATCGGTCAGGAACATATAGAACCTGCTATTGTTCAAGAACCCATCAAACCTTTAATTACTCAAGAAATTATTGATCCGATTGTTGTGCAGGAACACGTTAATCCACCTATCACTCCAGAGCTGATTAAACCCCCATCCACTAAAACCGTTGTAAGCGCTCCCATTGTTCATGAACACATTAATCCACCAGCAGTTAAGGGTTATCCACCTGCCACTAAAACCGTTGTCAGTGCTCCCATTGTTCAAGAACACATTAATCCACCAGCAGTTAAGGGTTATCCTCCACCATCCACTAAAACCGTTGTAAGCGCTCCAATTGTTCAGGAATATGTAAATCCACCAGCAGTTAAGGGTTATCCCCCTTCCACTAAAACCGCTGTGACTGCTCCTATTGCTCAGGAACACATTAATCCGCCAGGAGTTAAGGGTTATCCCCCATCGACTAAAACCGTTGTCAGTGCTCCTATTGTTCAAGAACACATTAATCCACCAGCAGTTAAAGGTTATCCACCATCGACTAAAACCATTGTCAGTGCTCCTATTGTTCAGGAACACATTAATCCACCAGCAGTTAAGGGTTATCCCCCTTCCACTAAAACCGTTGTGGGTGCTCCTATTGCTCAGGAACACATTAATCCGCCAGGAGTTAAGGGTTATCCCCCATCGACTAAAACCGTTGTCAGTGCTCCTATTTTTCAAGAACACATTCATCCACCAGCAGTTAAAGGTTATCCACCATCGACTAAAACCATTGTCAGTGCTCCTGTTGTTCAGGAACACATTAATCCACCAGCAGTTAAGGGTTATCCCCCTTCCACTAAAACCGTTGTGGGTGCTCCTATTGCTCAGGAACACATTAATCCACCAGCAGTTAAGGGTTATCCACCTTCCACTAAAACCGTTGTCAGTGCTCCCATTGTTCAAGAACACATTAATCCACCAGCAATTAAGGGTTATCCACCATCCACTAAAACCGTTGTAAGCGCTCCCATTGTTCAGGAACATGTAAATCCACCAGCAGTTAAGGGTTATCCACCATCCACTAAAACCGTTGTCAGTGCTCCTATTGTTGAGAAACACATTAATCCACCAGCAGTTAAGGGTTATCCACCTTCCACTAAAACCGTTATCAACACTCCTATTGCTCAAGAACATATTAATCCACCATTAGCCAAAGGATATGCCAATGGGCCTATCTCtcaagaatataatgaatcaccTTATTCTACACAGCATTCTGGTCCTTCTTCAGAAGTCTTGAGTTCTCATGTTTCTGAACCAGTATTTGATGCATCAAATAGCGGCTCTGGTCCCACAGGTCCGAAATACGTACTTATTCCAAATGGTCCTCCTCACATTGTAGACACCCATTCTACAGAGATTATCCATCCCCCTCTGCCGAACAGTCAAGGATCGGCAGTACCTCATCCTTCTCCACTAGTTTCTCATGGGTCAGGTCCTAATCCACATACTTCTAATCCTTCGCCCTATCCGCCAATATCCTCTGACGGCCCTGGTCCTATATCGCCTATCTCTCATTCCACAAGACTTCTGATTCCAGAGCAGGGATTCCCTAAATATCCTGAAACAGCAAACAGTTTGTCATCTCCAGAATCCAATCCCCATACCTCTTCTGGTCTGCCTCCTCCATCGCATGCCATTCGCCTGGGAGTCCCTCCACCTGGTGACCATAGCGCACCATTATCCCACCCCGAACCTTTGATTGGTGGTCCTCCTCCACCACCAGTATCTCACGCATTCCGATTAAATTTGCCTTCACCTCCGGCACCTGTTGGGACAAATAATCATCTTGTAGACTCTGGAATTTCATCTTTGCCTCTTGAAGGTTTACATGGCCCAAGGGTGTCTCATGCTGTTAGACTGAATTGGCCTTCTGCTTCTGGTGAGAAAGAGTTGTCGATTCCAAAAGTAGACTACTTTCCATCCCCAGGTATACAAGGATCATCTGACACGGACACACCTTTGCTAGCTCTGgaatcaaaatctaaataa